The following proteins come from a genomic window of Helicobacter sp. MIT 99-5507:
- the dut gene encoding dUTP diphosphatase, which produces MDLKVKKIDEKAKIPEYQSSGASGFDLHSIEDIVLKAGGFGVVKTGLAFEIPYGYEIQVRPRSGLAYKNGIGVLNSPGTIDSDYRGEVMVILFNFSKEDFYIKSGDRIAQAVLSKVSMANLIVSSSLDETKRGSNGFGSTGV; this is translated from the coding sequence ATTGATCTAAAAGTCAAAAAGATAGATGAAAAAGCAAAGATTCCAGAGTATCAAAGTAGCGGTGCAAGTGGATTTGATTTGCATAGTATAGAAGATATTGTGCTTAAGGCAGGTGGCTTTGGTGTTGTAAAAACAGGACTTGCATTTGAAATACCATATGGATATGAAATACAAGTAAGACCAAGAAGTGGCTTAGCATATAAAAATGGCATTGGTGTGCTAAACTCTCCAGGGACTATTGATAGTGATTATCGTGGCGAAGTAATGGTAATATTATTTAATTTTTCAAAAGAAGATTTTTATATCAAAAGTGGTGATAGGATAGCCCAAGCAGTGCTCTCAAAAGTAAGTATGGCAAATCTAATTGTTAGTAGTAGCTTAGATGAAACAAAACGCGGTAGCAATGGTTTTGGTAGCACTGGAGTATAA
- the greA gene encoding transcription elongation factor GreA, translating to MQKEPMTEYGYNKLCEELKHLKEVERPYIVKEIDIARSHGDLKENAEYHAAREKQAFIEARIAELSSMLANVQIIDPKSYEHNSVNFGSSVVVLNLDDNKKIQYTIVGSYESRPEKGYISFHSPIAKSILGKKVGDEVTIRLPKGECDFEILEIAYKEINFD from the coding sequence ATGCAAAAAGAACCAATGACTGAATATGGTTATAATAAGCTATGTGAAGAGTTAAAACATCTAAAAGAAGTTGAGCGTCCTTATATTGTAAAAGAGATTGATATAGCTAGATCTCATGGTGATTTAAAGGAAAATGCAGAATATCATGCAGCAAGAGAAAAGCAAGCATTTATTGAAGCAAGGATTGCAGAGCTTAGCTCCATGCTTGCTAATGTGCAAATAATAGATCCAAAATCATATGAGCATAATAGTGTGAATTTTGGCAGTAGTGTTGTTGTGCTAAATCTTGATGATAATAAAAAGATTCAATATACAATAGTTGGTTCTTATGAAAGCAGACCAGAAAAGGGATATATATCATTTCATTCACCGATTGCAAAATCTATTTTAGGCAAGAAAGTAGGTGATGAAGTGACCATTAGATTGCCTAAGGGTGAATGTGATTTTGAGATTTTAGAAATAGCATATAAGGAAATTAATTTTGATTGA
- a CDS encoding tetratricopeptide repeat protein: MRKKVIIIATILVVCVALFLYKDTIMSLVSSGTSSSDFSNLDSVQNVDTNPQDIAPIQNSTQALPSGDCDANNANICLENAKKYIDAKDLVKALGLLIQGCEYQDAQSCLILANMYNNNDVIPKSEYLYFGYLSKACSLNNMAGCYDLGVKYYRGDEIVKRDTKKSFELFKKVCDSGDVKGCNNLAVIYNNGDGGIKKDLKLAKDLFDKACKSGYEPSCSNIQKAFK, translated from the coding sequence ATGAGAAAAAAAGTTATTATTATAGCTACTATACTTGTAGTATGTGTAGCGTTATTTTTATATAAAGATACGATAATGAGCCTTGTTAGTTCTGGGACATCTAGTAGTGATTTTAGTAATTTAGATTCTGTTCAAAATGTTGATACTAATCCACAAGATATTGCACCTATTCAAAATAGTACACAGGCATTGCCTAGCGGTGATTGTGATGCAAATAATGCCAATATTTGTCTTGAAAATGCAAAAAAATATATAGACGCAAAAGATTTAGTAAAAGCATTAGGTTTATTGATACAGGGTTGTGAGTATCAAGATGCGCAATCTTGCCTAATATTGGCTAATATGTATAATAATAATGATGTGATACCAAAATCAGAGTATTTGTATTTTGGATATTTATCCAAGGCTTGCTCATTGAATAATATGGCAGGTTGCTATGATTTGGGTGTCAAATATTATCGTGGTGATGAGATTGTAAAAAGAGATACAAAAAAATCATTTGAATTATTTAAAAAAGTATGTGATAGCGGAGATGTAAAAGGCTGTAATAATCTTGCTGTAATCTATAATAATGGTGATGGTGGAATCAAAAAAGATTTAAAACTTGCAAAAGATTTATTTGATAAGGCTTGTAAAAGCGGATATGAGCCTAGTTGTAGTAATATACAAAAAGCTTTTAAATAA
- the lpxB gene encoding lipid-A-disaccharide synthase — MSSKIKLFVSALEISSNVHLRFLIKGLESRIDIELYGVFDKDISTNSPIYSPKDFSIMGFVDVFYKIRFLSIALKNMSKLALSCDKILLLDSSSFHIPLAKKIKKQNKEKKIIYYILPQIWAWKPWRAKVIEEYFDILAGILPFEIEHYKSKAIFVGHPLLDEIKEFKNEVIDSDIITFMPGSRISEINRIFPIFREVKDRLKNLDSTLVFNLVVPKVFKDSNLIEIYKNLDDFNIVFDSHQSLYKSKFAFICSGTATLECAIIGTPFVLGYKAKKIDALIVKNFLNIKYVGLANILYQKINPDSIFHDEFLQNELNADNLIDSYYSSNDNDFICKSRQIRDYLKHGSLNKMCDIVLDSK, encoded by the coding sequence TTGAGTAGTAAAATAAAACTTTTTGTGAGTGCATTAGAAATCTCTTCAAATGTGCATCTTAGATTTTTGATAAAAGGATTGGAATCTAGAATTGATATAGAATTATATGGTGTCTTTGATAAAGATATAAGCACAAATTCCCCCATATATTCCCCAAAAGATTTTTCTATTATGGGTTTTGTAGATGTATTTTATAAGATTAGGTTTTTATCTATTGCATTAAAAAATATGTCAAAATTAGCTCTATCTTGCGATAAGATTCTGCTTCTTGATAGTTCATCTTTTCATATTCCACTTGCAAAAAAAATCAAAAAGCAAAATAAAGAGAAAAAAATCATATATTATATTTTGCCACAGATTTGGGCTTGGAAACCTTGGAGGGCTAAGGTGATTGAAGAATATTTTGATATTCTTGCTGGAATCTTGCCTTTTGAAATTGAGCATTATAAATCAAAAGCTATTTTTGTAGGACATCCACTTCTTGATGAAATCAAAGAGTTTAAAAATGAAGTGATAGATTCAGATATCATTACTTTTATGCCTGGAAGTCGTATAAGTGAGATTAATAGAATCTTTCCTATTTTTAGAGAAGTAAAAGATAGATTAAAAAATCTAGATTCTACTTTGGTATTTAACTTGGTTGTTCCAAAGGTTTTTAAAGATTCTAATTTGATAGAAATTTACAAGAATCTTGATGACTTTAATATTGTATTTGATTCCCATCAAAGCTTATACAAAAGCAAATTTGCCTTTATTTGCAGTGGCACTGCAACGCTAGAGTGTGCTATCATTGGCACGCCTTTTGTGCTAGGATATAAAGCAAAAAAAATCGATGCTTTAATTGTGAAGAATTTTTTAAATATTAAATATGTTGGTCTTGCAAATATCTTATATCAAAAGATTAATCCAGATTCTATCTTTCATGATGAATTTTTGCAAAATGAATTAAATGCAGATAATTTAATAGATTCCTACTATTCATCAAATGATAATGATTTTATCTGCAAATCAAGGCAAATACGAGATTATTTAAAGCATGGTAGCCTAAATAAGATGTGTGATATAGTGCTAGATTCTAAGTAG
- the hypA gene encoding hydrogenase/urease nickel incorporation protein HypA: MHEYSIVSDLLNLAHNEANKYNAKKIFKIVVAIGERSGVESSLLKSCFETFKEEDSLIKDSVLEIIHKNVKLRCNDCKSEFYAKDLSYGICIKCNSLNVEIIEGLELYLLSLEME, from the coding sequence TTGCATGAATATTCGATTGTATCAGATTTGCTAAATCTAGCACATAATGAAGCAAATAAATATAATGCTAAAAAAATATTTAAGATTGTAGTCGCTATTGGAGAGCGAAGTGGAGTAGAATCCTCTTTGCTAAAAAGTTGCTTTGAGACTTTTAAAGAAGAAGATTCTTTGATAAAAGATAGTGTTTTAGAAATTATCCACAAAAATGTAAAATTGCGTTGCAATGATTGTAAAAGCGAATTTTATGCTAAAGATTTATCATATGGAATCTGCATTAAATGCAATAGTTTAAATGTTGAAATCATAGAAGGATTAGAATTGTATTTATTAAGTCTTGAAATGGAATAA
- a CDS encoding bifunctional glycosyltransferase family 2/GtrA family protein has protein sequence MNLKLPHNGGGSSKSIALIPAYKPSLELINITNSLLKNNIITIVVNDGSGKSFDDIFLQLDKKVIVLNNAVNLGKGAALKHGINYILNNYKNAESIITLDCDGQHKIQDVLNLKDKFASNKNIDLAIGVRTFDSKVPFRSNIGNKTTKAIFKIMFGRKILDTQSGLRIFSLDFAKLILSIPYNGYEFEMQMLILACNKNKTILQVPITTIYINNNASSHFNPIFDSLSIYFVLFRHTGNSIITAAIDYIVFVIAFYLGYSLLSCMIAGRIVAGSFNFFVGKILVFKTKANLKFEIISYIVLTIILMLLSMQSISILSHYSGISEVVIKPFCELAIFAISFLVQRFFIFTTKNDIMGGGQEVR, from the coding sequence ATGAATCTAAAATTACCGCATAATGGGGGGGGCAGTAGCAAAAGTATAGCACTTATTCCAGCCTATAAACCTTCTTTAGAGTTAATCAATATAACAAATTCTCTTCTTAAAAATAATATTATCACAATAGTAGTAAATGATGGTTCAGGAAAAAGCTTTGATGATATATTTTTGCAATTAGATAAAAAAGTCATAGTATTAAATAATGCAGTAAATCTAGGAAAAGGTGCTGCTTTAAAACATGGGATAAATTATATCCTTAATAATTATAAAAATGCAGAATCTATCATCACTCTTGATTGCGATGGACAGCATAAAATACAAGATGTATTAAATCTAAAAGATAAATTTGCTTCAAATAAAAATATTGATTTAGCAATTGGAGTAAGAACATTTGATAGCAAAGTGCCATTTAGAAGCAATATTGGAAATAAAACTACAAAAGCAATTTTTAAAATAATGTTTGGCAGGAAGATTCTAGATACACAAAGTGGACTTAGAATCTTTAGCCTAGATTTTGCAAAGCTAATTCTTAGCATACCATACAATGGATATGAATTTGAAATGCAAATGTTAATCCTTGCATGCAATAAGAATAAAACAATCTTGCAAGTCCCAATAACAACAATCTATATAAATAACAATGCCTCCTCGCATTTTAATCCTATATTTGATTCGCTTAGTATTTATTTTGTTCTTTTTAGACATACAGGAAATTCAATAATCACTGCAGCAATTGATTATATAGTCTTTGTGATAGCATTTTATCTTGGATATAGCCTTTTATCTTGTATGATAGCAGGCAGGATTGTTGCAGGTAGCTTTAACTTTTTTGTTGGGAAAATACTTGTTTTTAAAACAAAAGCAAATCTAAAATTTGAAATCATTAGCTATATCGTGCTTACTATAATACTTATGCTCTTATCAATGCAATCTATATCAATTTTGTCTCATTATAGTGGAATTAGCGAGGTTGTCATCAAGCCATTTTGTGAATTAGCTATCTTTGCTATTAGCTTTTTGGTGCAAAGATTTTTTATTTTTACTACCAAAAATGACATTATGGGGGGGGGGCAAGAAGTTAGATGA
- a CDS encoding class I SAM-dependent methyltransferase, whose product MTLWGGGKKLDEKATDWESYYSANTRKVHISSITRKISQMIILGLLQKYLQQDKVSRICEFGGGDSCFYEGFRKIYNKAYYKVLDNSTKGVDLFNNKYKNTPPFLQDAQICNLLIDLPKAELTFDIVFSAGLIEHFDKYHTQTMIKRHFDFTKDNGIVLITYPTPTLLYRIIRKFAEILKVWKFHDERALFFDEVHDSAKEYGELLARKLNFAIGLTQEVLVYKKIKENK is encoded by the coding sequence ATGACATTATGGGGGGGGGGCAAGAAGTTAGATGAAAAAGCTACAGATTGGGAATCTTATTATTCTGCAAATACTAGAAAAGTCCATATATCAAGTATCACAAGGAAAATTTCTCAAATGATAATTCTTGGGCTATTACAAAAATACTTACAACAAGATAAAGTATCTAGGATTTGTGAATTTGGTGGAGGCGATAGCTGTTTTTATGAAGGATTTAGAAAGATATACAATAAAGCGTATTATAAAGTGCTGGATAATTCTACAAAAGGGGTAGATTTATTTAATAATAAATACAAAAATACTCCACCATTTTTACAAGATGCACAGATTTGTAATTTGCTTATAGATTTGCCAAAAGCAGAATTGACATTTGATATTGTTTTTAGTGCAGGCTTGATAGAACATTTTGATAAATATCATACACAAACAATGATAAAAAGACATTTTGACTTTACTAAAGATAATGGAATCGTCCTTATTACCTACCCTACGCCTACCTTGCTTTATAGAATCATTAGAAAATTTGCAGAGATTCTAAAAGTATGGAAATTCCACGATGAAAGGGCGCTATTTTTTGATGAAGTGCATGATAGTGCAAAAGAGTATGGAGAATTGCTAGCAAGAAAACTAAATTTTGCCATAGGGCTTACACAAGAAGTCCTTGTATATAAAAAAATTAAGGAGAATAAATGA
- the hypE gene encoding hydrogenase expression/formation protein HypE: protein MDRVLLSYGNGGRENARLINDVFIQTFGDIAQFISEDSGFFSGKDFAMSTDSYTITPIFFPGGDIGKLSICGSCNDVAVGGAKPLYLSASFIIEEGFLISDLKKIAQSMKDEMQKNNITLLSADTKVVNKGSLNGIFINTTAIGEVKYKNLSAKKLQVDDVIILSAPIGSHGACIYCLRNNVNLSNDLQSDCASLWEMINVLIENDIAIHAIRDATRGGIAALLNEWANASKKDIFINQDDILVPPSVRGVCEILGIEPYLLANEGVCAFAIAKDDANKALSLLQNTRLGKDSRIIGNVAQSTLGNKVVMKNTWGSKIYLDYPEGEILPRIC, encoded by the coding sequence ATGGATAGAGTATTGCTTTCTTATGGTAATGGCGGAAGAGAAAATGCAAGATTGATAAATGATGTATTTATCCAAACTTTTGGAGATATTGCACAATTTATATCTGAAGATTCTGGATTTTTTAGTGGTAAGGATTTTGCAATGAGCACAGATTCTTATACGATAACACCAATTTTTTTTCCAGGGGGTGATATAGGAAAGCTAAGTATTTGTGGTAGTTGTAATGATGTAGCAGTTGGTGGAGCAAAACCACTTTATTTGAGTGCTTCATTTATCATTGAAGAAGGATTTTTAATAAGTGATTTAAAAAAAATCGCACAATCCATGAAAGATGAAATGCAAAAAAATAACATCACACTTCTATCTGCTGATACAAAAGTAGTAAATAAAGGCAGCCTAAATGGCATTTTTATAAATACTACTGCAATTGGTGAGGTAAAATATAAAAATCTAAGCGCAAAAAAGCTGCAAGTAGATGATGTAATCATTTTGAGTGCCCCAATTGGTTCGCATGGTGCTTGTATTTATTGTCTTAGAAATAATGTCAATTTATCAAATGATTTACAAAGCGATTGTGCTAGTTTGTGGGAAATGATAAATGTATTGATTGAAAATGATATCGCAATTCATGCTATTCGTGACGCTACAAGAGGCGGTATTGCAGCACTTTTAAATGAATGGGCAAATGCTTCAAAAAAAGATATTTTTATAAATCAAGATGATATTTTGGTGCCACCTTCTGTCCGTGGAGTATGTGAGATTCTAGGAATTGAGCCATATTTATTAGCAAATGAGGGAGTATGTGCTTTTGCTATAGCAAAAGATGATGCAAATAAAGCACTCTCTTTGCTTCAAAATACAAGATTAGGAAAAGATTCTAGAATCATTGGAAATGTCGCACAAAGCACACTTGGAAATAAGGTAGTGATGAAAAACACTTGGGGAAGTAAAATTTATTTAGATTATCCAGAAGGCGAGATATTGCCTAGAATCTGCTAA
- the panD gene encoding aspartate 1-decarboxylase: MKIEMLYSKIHNATITDANLSYKGSITIDKALLKKSKLFVGQKVDIANINNGERFSTYIIEGEENSKTICLNGAAARKVQVGDKIIIMAYATCDIDKAESFKPTIIILDENNNITTTNEE; the protein is encoded by the coding sequence ATGAAAATAGAAATGCTTTATAGCAAAATACATAATGCTACGATAACTGATGCAAACCTAAGCTACAAAGGCTCGATTACAATAGATAAAGCATTATTAAAAAAATCTAAATTATTTGTTGGACAAAAAGTAGATATTGCAAATATAAATAATGGAGAAAGATTTTCTACATACATTATTGAAGGCGAAGAAAATAGCAAAACTATATGCCTAAATGGAGCAGCAGCTAGAAAAGTGCAAGTTGGGGATAAAATCATTATTATGGCTTATGCGACTTGCGATATAGACAAAGCAGAATCTTTTAAACCAACAATCATAATACTAGATGAAAATAATAATATCACAACAACTAACGAGGAATAA
- a CDS encoding YbaB/EbfC family nucleoid-associated protein produces the protein MFNPNDLNKMLSQFQDTFKNMEEKQANTIFSATSGGGLIKASVNGKGELVDLIIDKSLLDDVESLQILIIGAVNEAYKNVDENRKNSAMELFGDISPFNN, from the coding sequence ATGTTTAACCCAAATGACTTAAACAAAATGCTAAGCCAATTTCAAGATACTTTTAAAAATATGGAAGAAAAACAAGCAAATACCATCTTTAGTGCTACAAGTGGCGGTGGATTGATAAAAGCTAGTGTAAATGGTAAAGGTGAATTAGTAGATCTAATCATTGATAAAAGTTTGCTTGATGATGTAGAATCCTTGCAGATTCTAATCATTGGTGCGGTAAATGAAGCATATAAAAATGTAGATGAAAATAGAAAAAATAGTGCAATGGAGCTATTTGGTGATATATCGCCATTTAATAATTAG
- a CDS encoding polyprenyl synthetase family protein, translating to MKKTLIDFENFLKSHDTSIFESFHPYFQDAFWEMVVNGGKRFRPSLLFSIVLANDKKKIKDSFCIALALEVLHTYSLIHDDLPAMDNSPLRRGHTTLHIKYDECGAILAGDALNTYAFYLISNSNFSDKIKVEIIKSLGFGALKMVLGQACDCFFENKKLDKSKIDFIHLNKTAALIASSLEIGGIIALLDKNEIKKLKIFGTKLGLYFQIKDDVLDSTSVEEVLGKPINNDISKNSYVNLLGLQKAKDAKDRLKDELLLELDTMQDNIQKNLKELLKSH from the coding sequence ATGAAAAAGACATTAATTGATTTTGAAAACTTTTTAAAATCACATGATACAAGTATATTTGAGAGTTTTCACCCATATTTTCAAGATGCATTTTGGGAGATGGTTGTAAATGGAGGAAAACGATTTAGACCTAGTTTATTATTTAGCATAGTTTTAGCAAATGATAAAAAAAAGATAAAAGATTCATTTTGTATAGCTTTGGCATTAGAAGTTTTACATACTTATTCATTAATCCACGATGACCTGCCTGCAATGGATAATTCGCCACTTAGACGCGGGCATACAACTTTGCATATAAAATACGATGAATGCGGAGCAATACTAGCTGGAGATGCACTCAATACATACGCATTTTATTTGATTAGCAATTCAAATTTTAGTGATAAAATAAAAGTAGAAATCATAAAATCGCTAGGATTTGGTGCTTTGAAAATGGTGCTTGGACAAGCTTGTGATTGTTTTTTTGAAAATAAAAAGTTAGATAAAAGTAAGATTGATTTCATTCATTTAAACAAAACAGCTGCCCTTATTGCAAGTTCGCTTGAAATAGGTGGAATAATCGCTTTGTTAGACAAAAATGAAATAAAAAAGCTTAAGATTTTTGGCACAAAACTTGGATTATATTTTCAAATAAAAGATGATGTGCTAGATTCTACAAGTGTTGAAGAAGTTTTAGGCAAACCAATAAATAATGATATATCTAAAAATAGCTATGTAAATCTACTTGGCTTACAAAAAGCTAAAGATGCTAAAGATAGATTAAAAGATGAACTATTGCTAGAATTAGATACTATGCAAGATAACATACAAAAAAATCTAAAAGAATTACTAAAATCTCATTAA
- the surE gene encoding 5'/3'-nucleotidase SurE, with product MKNILITNDDGFDSPALEALIDSLQGMARILVVAPASEKSACGHGLTLTKPLRFIKVKDDFYKLDNGTPADCIYLALNTLYEIKPDLIISGINIGSNMGEDVTYSGTVAGAMEGAIREIPSIAISQVLNDKNDVFSFDFSLAKQVTREIVEKIFNKSFPLKGRKLLNINIPQIKQKNYKGIKITQLGYRLYGNDAHLHRNPRGQEYYWLGLHPLAWEERKETNSDFKAIFDGYTSITPILLDLTSYDDVNMLMNWVK from the coding sequence ATGAAAAATATTTTAATTACAAATGATGATGGCTTTGATTCTCCTGCACTAGAAGCACTAATAGATTCACTTCAAGGTATGGCTAGAATTCTAGTAGTTGCCCCTGCTAGTGAAAAATCAGCTTGTGGACATGGACTTACGCTTACAAAGCCTTTGCGTTTTATAAAAGTAAAAGATGATTTTTATAAATTAGACAATGGAACCCCAGCAGATTGCATATACCTCGCATTAAATACATTATATGAGATAAAACCAGATTTAATTATTTCAGGAATAAATATAGGCTCAAATATGGGCGAGGATGTAACATATTCAGGGACGGTTGCAGGTGCAATGGAAGGTGCAATAAGAGAAATACCAAGCATTGCAATATCTCAAGTATTAAATGATAAAAATGATGTTTTTAGCTTTGATTTTAGCCTAGCAAAACAAGTAACAAGAGAGATTGTAGAAAAAATATTTAATAAATCATTCCCGCTAAAAGGGAGAAAACTATTAAATATAAATATTCCACAAATAAAGCAAAAAAACTACAAAGGTATAAAAATAACTCAATTGGGTTATAGATTGTATGGAAATGACGCACATTTACATAGGAATCCACGAGGACAAGAATATTATTGGCTAGGACTTCACCCGCTTGCATGGGAAGAAAGAAAAGAAACAAATTCAGATTTCAAAGCTATTTTTGATGGATATACAAGTATTACACCAATTTTACTAGATTTAACAAGTTATGATGATGTAAATATGCTTATGAATTGGGTAAAATAG
- a CDS encoding carbon-nitrogen hydrolase: MNIALIQHSFKNNKQDTINYTIDLIKKAANNGANLVCLQELHATEYFCQSENVEFFKYAESFNDDIECFSKIAKANKVVLISSLFEKRANGLYHNTSVVFDKDGSIAGKYRKMHIPDDPGFYEKFYFTIGDNEFKPIQTSIGKIGVLICWDQWYPEAARLMALGGAEILVYPTAIGFDRADSKEEQQRQLEAWIGIQRGHAIANGVFVAAINRVGFESFKDSGIEFWGNSFIFGPQGELIAKAGGKKDEIIQTTLDMDRISQVRNIWPFLRDRRIEFYSNITKRYID; this comes from the coding sequence ATTAATATAGCATTAATACAACATTCATTTAAGAATAATAAGCAAGATACGATAAATTACACAATAGATTTGATAAAAAAAGCTGCTAACAATGGTGCAAACTTGGTATGCTTGCAAGAATTGCATGCAACAGAATATTTTTGCCAGAGTGAAAATGTAGAATTTTTCAAATATGCAGAATCTTTTAATGATGATATAGAATGTTTTTCAAAAATCGCTAAAGCCAATAAAGTAGTCCTTATTAGCTCACTATTTGAAAAACGTGCAAATGGCTTGTATCACAATACTTCTGTTGTATTTGATAAAGATGGAAGCATTGCAGGAAAATATAGAAAAATGCATATACCAGATGACCCAGGATTCTATGAAAAGTTTTATTTTACAATTGGTGATAATGAGTTTAAGCCAATACAAACATCAATTGGGAAAATAGGGGTGCTAATTTGTTGGGATCAATGGTATCCAGAAGCAGCAAGACTTATGGCTCTTGGTGGTGCAGAAATACTAGTATATCCAACTGCAATAGGATTTGATAGAGCAGATTCTAAAGAAGAGCAACAAAGACAATTAGAAGCATGGATTGGGATACAAAGAGGACATGCAATAGCAAATGGCGTATTTGTGGCTGCAATAAATCGTGTTGGATTTGAATCTTTTAAAGATAGTGGAATTGAATTTTGGGGAAATAGCTTTATCTTTGGACCACAAGGTGAGCTTATTGCAAAAGCTGGGGGTAAAAAAGATGAGATAATCCAAACAACACTAGATATGGATAGAATCTCACAAGTTAGAAATATTTGGCCATTTTTACGAGATAGACGAATTGAATTTTATAGCAACATCACAAAGAGATATATTGATTAA
- a CDS encoding MATE family efflux transporter, translated as MTGINFKKHYKRILKIAVPSGLNSLLDITNIVIGIFMVGKISSYHIIAVGLGLNFFMLIYTITNIFFVGTSAQISRLFGKKDFNGITNVLSSMFFGALLASIPIYFLANLSYSAYFNWIGTDITSKILGEIFIHITLYGIPALIAKSILISAFTSIGDTKTPFIIKIITSIVNITLNYILIFGVFFEKLDIVGIALSNLFITYLELVILLALLTRKKSILKLKLFFDFTIFKKGINIGIPVGIERGFTIISLILISKFIAVYGSDYLAGFQIATRIEAFAFMPSFGFMVASMALSGYYLGKNNTKKLKESTYTTIILASIFMGIMGFIMVVFGKHLSLFFSTKDSVLYSSISYLTYVGLSQIPLVFIFVLDGAYRGAGATKISLAINLISIWGLRIFPMYVCYKIGAPIISIYIIILIETFIRGFIFFYVFKRCFHRIFI; from the coding sequence GTGACTGGCATAAACTTCAAAAAGCATTATAAAAGAATCTTAAAGATTGCTGTGCCTTCTGGGTTGAATTCATTACTAGATATCACAAATATTGTAATTGGCATATTTATGGTAGGAAAAATATCAAGCTATCATATTATTGCAGTTGGACTGGGATTGAATTTTTTTATGCTAATTTATACGATTACAAATATATTTTTTGTAGGCACTAGCGCGCAAATATCACGACTATTTGGTAAAAAAGATTTTAATGGCATAACAAATGTGCTATCAAGTATGTTTTTTGGAGCATTGCTTGCATCTATCCCTATTTATTTTCTTGCAAATCTTTCATATTCTGCTTATTTTAATTGGATTGGAACAGATATTACATCAAAGATTCTAGGAGAAATATTTATCCATATAACACTATATGGCATACCAGCTCTTATTGCAAAAAGTATTTTAATATCAGCTTTCACATCTATTGGTGATACAAAAACACCTTTTATCATAAAGATAATTACATCTATAGTAAATATTACGCTAAATTATATTTTAATATTTGGAGTATTCTTTGAGAAGTTGGATATCGTAGGAATAGCACTCTCAAATCTATTTATAACATATCTTGAATTAGTTATTTTACTTGCACTGCTAACTAGAAAAAAATCCATATTAAAACTAAAGCTATTTTTTGATTTTACAATTTTCAAAAAAGGTATAAATATCGGCATACCTGTTGGGATTGAGCGAGGCTTTACAATCATATCATTGATACTTATATCAAAGTTTATAGCAGTATATGGGAGCGATTATTTAGCAGGTTTTCAGATTGCAACAAGGATTGAAGCATTTGCATTCATGCCTAGCTTTGGTTTTATGGTAGCATCAATGGCACTTAGCGGATATTATCTTGGGAAAAATAATACAAAAAAACTAAAAGAATCTACATACACAACAATCATACTAGCATCAATTTTTATGGGAATAATGGGCTTTATTATGGTTGTATTTGGCAAACATTTAAGTTTATTTTTTAGCACAAAAGATTCTGTATTGTATAGCTCTATCTCATATCTTACATATGTAGGATTATCGCAGATTCCGCTTGTTTTTATATTTGTCTTAGATGGAGCATATAGAGGTGCTGGAGCTACAAAAATATCGCTTGCAATCAATCTCATTTCAATATGGGGACTTAGAATCTTCCCTATGTATGTATGTTATAAAATTGGAGCTCCAATAATTAGCATATATATTATTATTTTGATTGAAACATTTATTCGTGGATTTATCTTTTTTTATGTGTTTAAAAGATGTTTCCACAGAATCTTCATTTAA